The following coding sequences lie in one Spirosoma sp. KUDC1026 genomic window:
- a CDS encoding PP2C family protein-serine/threonine phosphatase — protein MHTLTIAGQTDVGKRRQDNQDTFICTSLWAETSALLVVIDGVGGYAGGERASAIAKESIQQYMATPKGDTLTMLREALVFANNQIDAERQQHLELDQMCCVLTAAVADAAAEKVYYAHVGDTRLYRYRNDELEKITFDHSLVGEREDANELSEAEAMEHPHRNVVLRTVGSEPHRVDDEDFIESNETDFLPGDLLLLCSDGLTDMLTRSQIRGILNRPLSPEEQIRDLIQLANQQGGKDNITVVVARQSGEETGSITTGATSVPDKQPNPVVSASTTPMIASKPDVDDKGTSGSGRWGLGLGALVAIALIVALIWYQNQPDSRPPRPVAVDSIKISNEGIARVTGFTAVTPTDAAFTAADTLLDSLKLAAYGRTDHRLVLPADTFRLREPLLLTDSMLAVIGDGQLTVLMPIDSTKAALAVQINRSGAVRLENLVISGFKTGIEAASGGQLIAKKLYFADVEKPMLATVQQDSISNAVISLTVKESVVAPVKSKRSR, from the coding sequence ATGCATACACTAACCATCGCCGGCCAGACTGATGTCGGCAAACGTCGTCAGGACAATCAGGATACGTTTATCTGTACTTCGCTTTGGGCAGAAACGAGCGCGCTATTGGTCGTGATTGATGGCGTAGGCGGCTACGCGGGTGGGGAACGGGCATCGGCAATTGCCAAAGAATCCATTCAGCAGTATATGGCAACGCCAAAAGGCGATACGTTGACGATGTTGCGGGAGGCTTTGGTGTTTGCTAATAATCAGATTGATGCCGAGCGCCAGCAACACCTGGAACTGGATCAGATGTGCTGTGTGCTGACGGCTGCCGTGGCCGATGCCGCTGCGGAAAAAGTGTATTACGCACACGTAGGCGATACGAGGCTGTATCGGTACCGAAACGACGAACTGGAGAAAATAACGTTCGATCACTCGCTGGTGGGCGAGCGCGAGGATGCTAACGAACTCTCCGAAGCAGAGGCTATGGAGCATCCGCACCGAAACGTAGTACTGCGAACCGTCGGCTCCGAACCCCATCGCGTCGACGACGAAGATTTTATTGAGTCGAACGAAACGGATTTCCTGCCGGGCGACCTGTTACTGCTATGCAGTGACGGTCTGACCGACATGCTGACCCGGTCGCAGATTCGGGGGATTTTGAACCGTCCGCTGTCGCCCGAAGAGCAGATTCGGGATCTGATTCAGCTGGCTAACCAGCAGGGTGGAAAGGATAATATTACGGTCGTTGTGGCGAGGCAGTCGGGCGAAGAAACCGGATCGATCACAACGGGAGCGACTTCCGTACCCGACAAGCAACCTAATCCAGTCGTGAGCGCGTCGACAACACCGATGATCGCCAGTAAACCAGACGTAGACGATAAAGGTACGTCTGGTTCTGGCCGGTGGGGGCTAGGGCTGGGCGCGCTGGTAGCCATTGCACTGATTGTGGCGCTGATCTGGTACCAGAATCAACCCGATAGCCGACCCCCACGTCCTGTTGCGGTCGACAGTATTAAAATCAGTAACGAAGGCATCGCCCGCGTGACCGGATTCACAGCGGTGACGCCCACGGATGCGGCCTTTACGGCGGCCGATACGTTACTGGACTCGCTCAAACTAGCCGCTTACGGACGTACCGATCATCGATTAGTGCTCCCGGCCGATACGTTTCGGCTTCGGGAACCGTTACTGCTGACAGATTCGATGCTGGCCGTCATTGGCGACGGCCAGCTTACGGTGCTGATGCCGATCGACTCAACGAAGGCTGCGCTGGCCGTGCAAATCAACCGATCGGGAGCCGTTCGCCTGGAAAATCTGGTGATCAGCGGTTTTAAAACCGGCATCGAAGCGGCTAGTGGCGGGCAGCTTATTGCCAAGAAACTGTACTTCGCCGACGTGGAGAAACCAATGCTGGCTACGGTGCAACAAGATAGTATTTCGAATGCGGTGATTTCCCTGACGGTCAAAGAATCAGTGGTTGCACCCGTTAAATCAAAACGTTCACGATGA
- a CDS encoding serine/threonine protein kinase, giving the protein MTTVPFSTLFPGYEILGELGRSNARVLKARHLATGDLVAIKHFALNTDAETLRRFQRESEIMTGIQHPNVVKVREVQLEAEMPYIVMELIEGGSVRNLLQQQERLDHATVIRLGLQMASSFKAIHAAGIIHRDIKPENILYRLLPSGELHFLLTDFGVARLHEQSSTITGQSLLTYEYASPEQFNNPKSVGLATDYYSLGVVLYECLTGRVPFSMAEHAGIVTFMTQVLTETPVPLATVDSSLAPFTNAVEPLLVKDANARLRDADELTWLLKQTELALLQARRAPVATMPVAENVTQVAPVRTAAAGPEPRQATTSVNTVNEAPPFWTTSKLIVLTLAVLLGVAGVYYAFKSADKTETGTLMSGPVNDDLVTSDAVADSIRRAEEEAEEQERLRQEAMAAAKSLSVKATDFKVGFFGGIKDVQLQLSNPSRIAFTYVLVRVDYIKDQGGIYKSEKVYFNNVEPNSSPMRAAPNSDRGTKIRCKIIDYRSPSIPQPLDELTVPDVDSEVPTDTSVSTDSTAKTDTTEETGLLH; this is encoded by the coding sequence ATGACCACCGTTCCATTTAGTACGTTATTTCCGGGCTATGAAATTCTGGGCGAACTCGGACGTAGTAATGCCCGGGTGCTGAAAGCCCGGCATCTGGCAACGGGCGATCTGGTGGCAATCAAACACTTTGCCCTCAATACTGACGCCGAAACGCTCCGGCGGTTTCAGCGCGAATCGGAGATTATGACCGGTATTCAGCACCCCAACGTCGTAAAAGTGCGCGAGGTGCAGCTGGAAGCCGAGATGCCGTATATTGTGATGGAGCTGATCGAGGGCGGCAGCGTACGGAATCTGTTACAGCAGCAGGAACGACTCGACCATGCCACGGTAATTCGGCTGGGCTTGCAAATGGCGAGTTCGTTCAAAGCCATTCACGCGGCTGGTATTATTCACCGCGATATCAAACCGGAAAATATTCTCTACCGACTGCTCCCCAGTGGCGAGCTGCATTTTCTGTTGACCGATTTTGGGGTCGCCCGGCTGCATGAACAGTCCAGCACCATTACGGGTCAGTCACTGCTGACCTACGAGTATGCATCGCCCGAGCAGTTCAACAACCCAAAGAGCGTTGGCTTGGCCACCGACTACTACTCGCTGGGCGTCGTACTGTACGAATGTCTGACGGGACGGGTGCCGTTCAGCATGGCCGAACATGCGGGTATCGTTACGTTCATGACGCAGGTGTTAACCGAAACACCCGTACCGCTGGCAACGGTCGATTCATCACTAGCGCCCTTCACGAACGCGGTTGAGCCGCTGCTGGTGAAAGATGCCAACGCCCGGCTCCGCGACGCCGATGAACTGACCTGGCTGCTCAAACAAACCGAACTGGCCCTGTTGCAGGCCCGGCGTGCGCCCGTAGCGACGATGCCAGTAGCGGAGAACGTAACCCAGGTTGCGCCAGTGAGAACGGCCGCTGCCGGTCCCGAACCAAGACAGGCCACCACATCGGTAAATACGGTCAATGAAGCACCGCCATTCTGGACTACGTCAAAATTGATTGTCCTGACGCTGGCGGTGTTGCTGGGTGTCGCTGGGGTATACTATGCCTTCAAGTCAGCCGACAAGACTGAAACGGGAACGCTCATGAGTGGCCCGGTGAACGACGACCTGGTGACCAGTGATGCCGTCGCCGATTCGATACGTCGGGCGGAAGAGGAAGCCGAAGAACAGGAAAGATTACGTCAGGAAGCTATGGCGGCCGCGAAAAGCCTGTCCGTCAAAGCGACGGATTTTAAGGTGGGATTCTTTGGCGGTATCAAGGATGTGCAGCTTCAACTGAGCAACCCCAGCCGAATTGCTTTTACTTACGTGCTGGTGCGGGTGGACTACATCAAAGACCAGGGGGGCATCTATAAGTCCGAAAAAGTTTATTTCAACAACGTAGAGCCGAATTCATCGCCTATGCGTGCTGCTCCCAACAGCGACCGGGGAACGAAGATCAGATGCAAAATTATTGATTACAGGTCGCCGAGTATTCCCCAGCCGCTCGATGAGCTGACGGTGCCCGATGTTGATAGTGAAGTACCCACTGATACCAGTGTATCGACCGACTCAACCGCTAAGACTGATACCACCGAGGAAACGGGTTTACTGCACTGA
- a CDS encoding PAS domain-containing protein produces MTSDTNSLDADLALANERFALVAKATHDVIWEWDLVNDTIWWNDNFYHQFGSISWETAADVEAADVETADVETAGINAWSSRIHPDDRDRILTAVQQKIKEGAPNWSAEYRFRRADGTYSPVHTQAYLSVRHGNTTRLIGSMTDVSNQHQLEREQALEGTGFGTWFFYPIDNIMHWDSSCRAMFGLSAGLSITTDVILSCVHAADRSAFFSAFQDALNPDKQAYFNIDYRIIHQQTGQLRWIHAQGKADFNQHHTAYRFAGIKKDITVEKEQQEALHSDSRRYQVAFDNASVGVAVLDPTATIQLVNRKFGDMVGYQPAELTGVHFSVISHPDELALNKQLIEQLRNRDIPSYVLDKRYIRKDGTIIWARLNSAIVWNPDGTPNCLISIIQDITAEVQARQELKETEESLRMAVDLAQLGTWRFSLIAEEWVVSERIKEWLGVQPDDPVSLEDLFQSVPDHDWFTQFISNANPAQPNLLDIEYELKNRRSGLDRIMHSRGQVLFDEKGTAYAIMGTTQEVTSQRRTEQELEQQVRTRTQDLQQATDRVNQQAEQLRLVTDSALTAISLYSIVRDEATGDVIDLRYELMNQMALRLTGRRSEELIGRTMHQVFPGIAASGLWLQYKALAESENGNSLRFQNHYVHEGYDIWYEVQGVREDGFIVLSFLDITELKQAQLKLEALNLDLRRSNENLQQFAYVASHDLQEPLRKIESFGNILKDQYADTLSETGVDLLGRMQSASTRMAILIKDLLAYSRLTSDQKIQRPVALDQVISWVMSDLDVAILESGATINRPPLPTVTGDESQLRQLFQNLLSNAIKFRRNGQPPVISIKVDQVTGDELPAVGRPARPVASYYRIQVSDNGIGFDEQYRSRIFQVFQRLHNRSQYAGTGIGLAIVQKVVDNHNGMILATSEPGEGATFSVYLPA; encoded by the coding sequence ATGACAAGTGACACCAATTCATTAGACGCAGATCTGGCTTTAGCTAATGAACGATTTGCGTTAGTAGCCAAAGCCACTCACGACGTGATCTGGGAGTGGGACCTGGTTAATGACACGATCTGGTGGAATGACAATTTTTATCATCAATTTGGCTCCATCTCCTGGGAGACAGCGGCCGACGTGGAAGCGGCCGACGTGGAAACGGCCGACGTGGAAACGGCCGGGATCAACGCCTGGTCTTCCCGTATTCATCCGGACGACCGGGACCGGATTCTGACTGCGGTTCAGCAGAAAATTAAGGAGGGCGCCCCAAACTGGTCTGCAGAGTATCGATTTCGGCGGGCAGATGGTACATATTCGCCCGTTCATACGCAGGCTTACCTGTCCGTTCGGCACGGCAATACGACCCGGCTGATTGGCTCCATGACTGACGTTTCAAACCAGCATCAACTGGAGCGGGAGCAGGCTCTTGAGGGCACGGGGTTTGGCACCTGGTTCTTCTACCCGATTGACAACATCATGCACTGGGATAGCAGTTGCCGGGCCATGTTTGGTCTCTCTGCCGGTTTGTCTATCACAACGGATGTTATTTTGTCCTGTGTTCATGCAGCGGACAGAAGCGCTTTTTTCAGTGCATTTCAGGATGCATTGAACCCCGACAAACAAGCCTATTTCAACATTGATTACCGAATTATTCATCAGCAGACGGGTCAGTTGCGGTGGATTCATGCCCAGGGAAAAGCCGACTTTAATCAGCATCATACAGCTTACCGGTTTGCAGGCATAAAAAAGGATATCACCGTAGAAAAGGAGCAGCAGGAAGCCCTGCACAGCGATAGTCGGCGTTATCAGGTAGCGTTCGACAACGCTTCCGTTGGGGTAGCAGTTCTCGACCCTACGGCCACTATTCAGCTGGTGAACAGGAAGTTTGGCGATATGGTTGGCTATCAACCAGCCGAGCTAACCGGCGTGCATTTTTCGGTTATAAGCCATCCTGATGAATTAGCGCTCAACAAGCAACTAATCGAACAGCTCCGGAACCGGGACATCCCGTCTTACGTACTGGACAAACGCTACATCCGCAAGGACGGCACTATTATCTGGGCGCGACTCAACTCGGCTATCGTCTGGAATCCCGACGGTACGCCCAACTGCCTGATCAGTATTATTCAGGACATTACGGCCGAAGTGCAGGCCCGTCAGGAATTAAAAGAAACCGAAGAAAGTCTTCGCATGGCCGTCGACCTGGCTCAGCTCGGCACCTGGCGTTTCAGTCTAATTGCCGAAGAGTGGGTAGTTTCTGAACGCATCAAAGAATGGCTCGGGGTCCAGCCCGATGATCCAGTCAGTCTCGAAGACCTGTTTCAAAGTGTACCTGACCACGATTGGTTTACCCAGTTTATCAGCAATGCGAATCCGGCCCAACCGAACCTGCTGGACATCGAATACGAACTCAAGAACCGCCGGTCAGGTCTCGATCGGATCATGCATTCGCGGGGACAAGTGCTGTTTGACGAGAAAGGTACTGCCTACGCCATCATGGGTACGACCCAGGAAGTAACCAGCCAGCGTCGAACGGAACAGGAGCTGGAACAGCAGGTCAGGACCCGGACTCAGGACTTGCAGCAGGCAACAGACCGGGTCAACCAGCAGGCCGAACAATTACGACTCGTTACCGACAGCGCCCTGACAGCCATTAGCCTGTACTCAATCGTTCGTGACGAAGCAACTGGCGACGTAATCGATCTCCGGTACGAGCTGATGAACCAGATGGCCCTCCGCCTGACGGGGCGACGCTCGGAAGAATTGATCGGTAGAACCATGCATCAGGTTTTTCCCGGCATTGCCGCCAGCGGTCTCTGGCTGCAGTACAAAGCATTGGCGGAAAGCGAGAACGGCAACAGCCTGCGCTTTCAGAACCACTACGTGCATGAAGGATACGACATCTGGTATGAGGTACAGGGCGTTCGCGAAGATGGGTTTATCGTATTATCGTTCCTGGATATTACAGAACTAAAGCAGGCGCAGTTAAAGCTGGAAGCGCTGAACCTGGATTTACGACGTTCCAATGAGAACCTGCAGCAGTTTGCCTACGTAGCCAGCCATGATCTGCAGGAACCCCTGCGAAAGATTGAATCCTTTGGCAATATTCTGAAAGACCAGTACGCTGATACACTTTCCGAAACGGGCGTCGATCTGCTGGGCCGGATGCAGAGTGCCTCAACGCGGATGGCCATTCTGATCAAAGATCTGCTGGCCTATTCTCGGCTAACCAGCGACCAGAAGATTCAGCGGCCTGTCGCGCTGGATCAGGTCATAAGCTGGGTTATGAGCGACCTGGACGTAGCCATTCTGGAGTCGGGGGCAACAATCAACCGGCCTCCCCTGCCCACCGTGACCGGCGACGAATCGCAGCTCCGGCAGTTGTTTCAAAACCTGTTGTCGAATGCCATTAAGTTCCGCCGTAATGGTCAGCCACCCGTTATATCGATCAAGGTTGACCAGGTTACCGGCGACGAACTTCCCGCTGTTGGACGACCAGCGCGCCCGGTGGCTTCATATTACCGAATTCAGGTATCAGACAATGGCATTGGCTTCGATGAACAGTACCGAAGTCGCATCTTTCAGGTCTTCCAGCGGTTGCACAACCGCAGTCAATACGCCGGCACGGGCATAGGACTCGCCATTGTGCAGAAGGTTGTCGATAATCACAACGGCATGATTTTGGCCACGAGCGAACCCGGCGAGGGCGCTACGTTCTCAGTTTATCTGCCCGCTTAA
- a CDS encoding FtsW/RodA/SpoVE family cell cycle protein yields MPTNSPPTSNRVYLLAVTAVLLLLFGRLYINLLPELQKAREAVASGQALILEPGLKPEAIQRLLQTGNYYTDPRDARLVADSLAAKLNQNDAPDNLGAINKRQFSIVTPLAWRSTIGGADFQSRLQVSREQMGFDSVLYVRERKNPRAYGSNVSAGSGDAEISGRVQNNDEPMADVLVQLKRHPATAQPDTLPDLLTYARTDAEGKFSFTGLTEEAGYSVVPLKPGFEFGSRRGTSKLSGSETYTFTARPHQIRLIGTTVYSQLKTDHALLVRSPGAFTWRFWGIVALFTGLFWAVQGFWSLRRFQTDPLLLPILMLLTGLSVLTLLAIQNPLQDILYASQTIQGVALGLVGMALVSQLNIGRFYADWRFDWLATYRTRNSVGLSGWTWLVLAIGLALLTLLAGTGPEGSGVRVNLSILGLTFQPSEITKYLLLFFFAGFFAANEQQIRQLPDLRWRFAVSFGALAGAGLLMLLYLLLGDMGPALVVCFTFLLFYSIARGNLAVTLATGLGYGLALWLLPGAIATLAALLVLIGYLYFTGQARSQSGLGWAALLTEAPVLLLLVMAMFAFGDLLPFVGDRLADRKAMWLSPWNNDVYGGDHLAHGFWTLSSGGWTGQGLGKGFASAMPAAHTDMILPSMGEELGGLGVVCVFLLMGILLHRTFLHARRAGQPFSFFLVAGIAIATGVQFLIIAGGSIGLLPLTGISVPFLSYGKISLIVNLVAMGIVFGVASRPGQAAQREYLEKHYDLVLMAGIAGFLIGVAVLIGRLLPIIGWKGSEYIVRPARVITRNGDPVYSYNPRIGRLVRELAAGTIYDRNGLVLATSTPGEVTKQATKLRESGLKAADLTTLTQKRQQRYYPFGEQMFFWVGDLNTQLFWGQSNGYYAEATHLSELRGFNSRPRKSELVATDYRADRFSPSVEQTRTLAIYDYSELAPALRAGLDSKEVAQRKAQNRDMKLSVNAELQVALQQGLARSEYRNKRMSVVVMDARSGDLLASAMYPLPNLKTPEAMLLPDRDRQKLSYLVTERDLGMTYPTAPGSTAKILTAMAALNKEGIAAAQTSYQIGCDEIIRRGARESEPCNESVDMRKAIVRSSNVYFIRLANEEKLDTQLADLYLATGMNIDFVGGYSFSDTHTDEEQLKIRKHWQDSAFAVRRQLYKSTQYPRRYRSEFSGLAWGQGQLTATPASLARMAGVIANNGLLQPSRYVLSLAGKAQPIAPGERLARQPAYAEELTDFMIDQSNTGRSKISVARVAGKTGTPERMVRGVRRNDGWYVFFAPTPDGRSRTVVSIRIELGESSVDAVQLANTIVAPILRERGYLGSF; encoded by the coding sequence TTGCCCACGAATTCACCCCCGACGTCCAACCGCGTTTACCTGCTCGCCGTAACGGCTGTGTTGTTACTGCTGTTTGGCCGTTTATACATCAATTTACTACCTGAGTTGCAGAAAGCCCGTGAGGCCGTGGCAAGTGGTCAGGCGCTGATTCTGGAACCGGGCCTTAAACCTGAAGCCATCCAGCGGTTGCTGCAGACAGGTAATTATTATACCGACCCCCGCGACGCCCGGCTGGTTGCTGATTCGCTGGCTGCCAAACTGAATCAAAACGACGCGCCGGATAATTTGGGCGCGATTAACAAACGACAGTTTTCCATTGTGACACCCCTTGCCTGGCGTAGTACCATCGGCGGGGCCGATTTCCAAAGTCGGCTGCAGGTATCGCGCGAGCAGATGGGGTTCGACTCGGTGCTGTACGTCCGGGAGCGCAAGAATCCCCGAGCCTACGGGAGTAACGTTAGCGCTGGTTCGGGGGATGCGGAAATCTCGGGACGGGTGCAGAACAATGACGAGCCGATGGCGGACGTACTGGTGCAGCTGAAACGCCACCCGGCAACGGCCCAGCCCGATACGTTACCCGACCTGCTGACCTATGCCCGTACAGATGCCGAGGGGAAGTTTTCGTTTACCGGCTTAACGGAAGAGGCTGGCTATAGCGTGGTGCCGCTCAAACCGGGTTTTGAGTTCGGGAGCCGACGGGGAACAAGTAAACTATCGGGTAGCGAAACCTACACCTTTACCGCGCGGCCCCACCAGATCCGGCTTATTGGAACAACGGTTTACAGCCAGCTTAAAACAGATCACGCATTGCTGGTTCGGTCGCCGGGGGCGTTTACCTGGCGGTTCTGGGGCATCGTCGCCTTGTTTACAGGACTCTTCTGGGCGGTACAGGGCTTCTGGTCGTTACGTCGTTTTCAAACCGATCCGTTGCTTTTGCCCATTCTAATGCTGCTGACGGGCTTGTCGGTGCTGACCCTGCTTGCCATCCAGAACCCGTTACAGGATATTCTGTACGCGAGTCAGACCATACAGGGCGTTGCCCTTGGATTAGTGGGAATGGCGCTTGTATCGCAGCTGAATATTGGCCGTTTCTACGCGGACTGGCGTTTTGACTGGCTCGCTACGTACCGAACCCGTAATTCGGTTGGCCTGTCGGGCTGGACCTGGCTGGTACTGGCCATCGGACTGGCGCTACTGACGCTGCTGGCGGGCACAGGCCCGGAGGGCAGTGGCGTACGGGTAAACCTGTCGATCCTGGGGCTGACGTTCCAACCGAGCGAAATCACAAAATATCTGCTGCTCTTCTTTTTTGCGGGTTTCTTTGCTGCCAATGAGCAACAGATTCGCCAGTTGCCCGACCTGCGCTGGCGCTTTGCGGTCAGCTTTGGCGCGCTGGCAGGGGCGGGGCTGCTGATGCTGCTCTACCTGCTACTAGGCGACATGGGACCAGCGCTGGTCGTATGCTTTACGTTTCTCCTCTTCTATAGCATTGCCCGGGGAAATCTGGCCGTAACGCTGGCGACGGGGCTGGGGTATGGGCTGGCGTTGTGGCTGTTGCCGGGTGCTATCGCTACGTTAGCTGCCTTGCTGGTATTGATTGGCTATTTATACTTCACCGGGCAGGCTCGCTCCCAGTCAGGACTAGGCTGGGCGGCTCTGCTTACCGAAGCGCCCGTCCTGCTTTTGCTCGTCATGGCCATGTTTGCCTTCGGTGATTTGCTGCCGTTTGTGGGTGACCGGCTAGCTGATCGGAAAGCCATGTGGCTGAGCCCCTGGAACAATGATGTGTACGGCGGAGATCACCTGGCGCACGGGTTCTGGACGCTCTCGTCGGGGGGCTGGACGGGACAGGGGCTGGGAAAAGGATTTGCCAGCGCCATGCCTGCCGCGCATACCGATATGATTCTGCCGAGTATGGGCGAAGAACTGGGCGGCTTGGGCGTGGTCTGCGTGTTTCTGCTGATGGGTATCCTGCTGCATCGTACCTTTCTGCACGCCCGGCGGGCCGGTCAGCCGTTCAGCTTTTTTCTGGTGGCCGGGATTGCCATTGCCACGGGTGTCCAGTTCCTGATTATTGCGGGTGGTTCTATTGGTCTGTTGCCCTTAACAGGGATCAGCGTTCCGTTTCTGAGCTACGGAAAAATCTCGCTGATCGTTAATCTCGTGGCCATGGGTATCGTATTTGGCGTGGCCAGTCGACCGGGGCAGGCCGCTCAACGCGAGTACCTGGAAAAACATTACGATCTGGTACTAATGGCTGGTATTGCCGGTTTCCTGATCGGCGTAGCGGTGCTGATTGGCCGGCTGTTGCCCATTATCGGCTGGAAAGGCAGCGAATACATCGTTCGTCCGGCGCGGGTTATCACCCGAAACGGCGATCCAGTGTATAGCTACAATCCCCGTATCGGGCGACTAGTACGCGAATTAGCCGCTGGTACGATCTACGACCGCAATGGGCTGGTGCTGGCTACTAGTACGCCGGGCGAGGTTACGAAACAAGCAACTAAACTGCGTGAGAGTGGCTTGAAAGCGGCTGACCTGACGACGCTTACGCAGAAACGGCAGCAGCGGTACTACCCGTTTGGTGAGCAGATGTTTTTTTGGGTGGGCGACCTGAATACGCAGCTTTTCTGGGGGCAGAGCAACGGCTACTACGCCGAGGCAACGCATTTGAGCGAACTGCGGGGTTTCAACAGCCGACCGCGCAAAAGTGAACTGGTAGCGACGGACTACCGGGCTGATCGATTTAGTCCGTCGGTAGAGCAGACCCGAACGCTGGCGATCTATGACTATAGCGAACTGGCCCCAGCCCTGCGGGCCGGACTCGATAGCAAGGAGGTGGCCCAGCGAAAAGCGCAGAACCGGGACATGAAGCTGAGCGTCAACGCCGAACTCCAGGTAGCGCTGCAGCAGGGGTTGGCCCGGTCCGAGTACCGAAACAAACGTATGTCGGTGGTGGTGATGGATGCCAGATCGGGCGATTTGCTGGCGTCGGCCATGTACCCGCTGCCAAACCTGAAAACTCCGGAAGCCATGCTGCTGCCCGACCGCGACCGGCAGAAACTATCGTACCTGGTAACCGAGCGGGATCTGGGGATGACGTACCCAACCGCACCCGGCTCAACGGCGAAAATCCTGACGGCTATGGCGGCTCTGAACAAAGAAGGCATTGCCGCGGCTCAAACCAGCTATCAGATTGGCTGCGACGAGATCATTCGGCGGGGTGCCCGCGAGTCGGAGCCTTGTAACGAGTCGGTTGATATGCGGAAAGCCATCGTTCGGTCCAGCAATGTCTATTTCATCCGGCTGGCCAATGAAGAAAAACTCGATACCCAACTGGCGGACCTGTATCTGGCTACGGGGATGAACATCGATTTTGTGGGCGGTTATTCGTTTTCGGATACGCACACCGACGAAGAGCAGTTGAAAATTCGTAAGCACTGGCAGGATTCTGCTTTCGCCGTTCGGCGACAACTGTATAAAAGTACCCAGTACCCACGCCGATACCGGAGTGAGTTTTCGGGCCTGGCCTGGGGGCAGGGGCAATTAACGGCGACTCCGGCATCGCTGGCCCGGATGGCTGGGGTAATTGCCAATAATGGCCTGTTGCAGCCTTCCCGTTACGTATTGAGTCTGGCCGGGAAAGCGCAACCGATTGCACCGGGAGAGCGGCTGGCCCGACAGCCTGCCTACGCCGAGGAACTGACCGATTTTATGATCGATCAGTCAAACACGGGCCGATCGAAAATCAGTGTAGCTCGGGTGGCTGGTAAGACCGGCACCCCCGAACGGATGGTACGTGGCGTCCGGCGTAACGATGGCTGGTACGTTTTCTTTGCACCCACGCCCGATGGTCGCTCCCGAACGGTAGTCAGCATCCGTATCGAACTTGGCGAATCGTCGGTTGATGCGGTTCAGCTGGCTAATACTATTGTGGCTCCAATTCTGAGGGAGCGCGGCTATCTGGGGAGCTTTTAA
- a CDS encoding FHA domain-containing protein, producing MGILDKLKEAFGFTPADASRDQKIAEPTPTAETSSTKRPSVETRSEETRSEETRSEQSKEKLSPNPGPSSPGPSSLGPPPAALRRDAVLRFVVEKLRPYQNESATAVIGLRLFVAYQSPEEADEYSVALWENQPGRFQQELNRLLLDNYITLPSNWSLTCTLVAGVLPPATYQQTNLGLTIVRDDTPADGPAPVARLKAVKGQLAQEEYRLDPAEKSSFCIGRGRTTETTSGRVRTNDIVILNPDDPGFNPERGGTNGAVSRAHATIRYDAAKRRYVLLVDPGGLPASGNKTKLFHANDQMERADIAGLSYPLLDGDQIELGGAVSLLFSLD from the coding sequence ATGGGTATTCTGGATAAACTTAAAGAGGCTTTTGGCTTTACACCCGCCGACGCTTCCCGCGACCAAAAAATAGCTGAACCGACCCCAACAGCCGAGACTAGTTCAACAAAACGTCCATCTGTAGAGACTCGGTCAGAAGAGACTCGGTCAGAAGAGACTCGGTCGGAACAATCGAAAGAAAAACTGAGTCCTAATCCGGGACCATCCAGTCCGGGACCATCCAGTCTGGGACCACCGCCAGCGGCTCTGCGACGCGATGCGGTGCTTCGGTTCGTGGTCGAAAAACTGCGGCCTTACCAGAATGAGTCGGCCACGGCGGTGATTGGCTTACGGTTGTTTGTTGCCTATCAGAGTCCTGAAGAAGCTGACGAATACAGCGTGGCGTTGTGGGAGAATCAGCCGGGCCGGTTCCAGCAGGAACTGAACCGGCTGCTGCTGGATAATTACATTACGCTGCCCAGCAACTGGTCGCTGACCTGTACGTTGGTAGCCGGAGTGCTTCCACCAGCCACCTATCAACAGACTAATCTGGGTTTGACCATCGTCCGGGATGATACGCCCGCCGACGGTCCGGCTCCAGTGGCCCGGCTGAAAGCGGTGAAAGGTCAGCTGGCCCAGGAAGAATATCGGCTTGATCCAGCCGAAAAAAGCAGCTTCTGCATTGGCCGGGGGAGAACGACCGAAACGACTTCGGGCCGGGTACGAACGAACGATATTGTAATTTTGAATCCTGACGATCCTGGGTTTAATCCGGAGCGGGGTGGTACTAACGGAGCCGTCAGCCGGGCGCACGCAACAATACGCTACGATGCTGCTAAACGACGCTACGTACTACTCGTCGATCCAGGTGGTTTGCCGGCCAGCGGGAATAAAACCAAACTCTTTCACGCCAATGATCAGATGGAGCGGGCCGACATTGCTGGCTTGAGTTACCCGCTGCTGGATGGCGATCAGATTGAACTGGGGGGAGCTGTCAGTCTGCTGTTCTCGCTGGATTAA